The following DNA comes from Ricinus communis isolate WT05 ecotype wild-type chromosome 10, ASM1957865v1, whole genome shotgun sequence.
AAGCCAGTGCGTATGGCTTATAAGTCTGCATCATCTGTAGCAGCAGCATTTTAGATCAATGAAAAGGTTCCATTGGACTTTGGACAAGTATTTGTCCTTACAGAAGGTTGAACCATCAGACTCTCACTCTTCTTTCTAATCACTACCCAAGCACTATCTTCAGCCTTCTTGTCTACCTTTATTTTGTCTTTGCAGAAATGGGCCTAAAGAACCAGAAGAAGTGGCAGGTGGACTCATACTACTACTGTTTTCGTTAAACACGTGTCCTcgcttttataaaatataggaaaatttcttttttaagtatCTTTTGAATTGGTTGATTAGCAGCAGGATTTCCCATACAGTCACATCAGGCTTACCAATTTAGAGAATGATCTGATCAGGCTTCCCATACTGATCAGATGTCCACTTGTACTCCAACAAATTGCCTAATTTGATTACCCTTCACATCCTCTACAATAAGGTCCATCTCAACTACAAACAAACCTAGAGTAGCCAAGTCTAGATTTCTGCAACATGATCCATTAGTCTCAAATTCCACATCACTAGGGCTGTACTTCACCAACTTTGAATAAACAACACGACCTAAGATTACTAGAATAATACATGAATAAGAAACTCTTCTATTGTAAACACAGAAAACGAACAGCCAAAGGGccatttcaaattttcaattaataatcATACCTGTGTCATGAATGGGGGACTGATACTATCATACTTCCCCTCACAATGTGTATAAAGAAACAATTGGAATGGCAGGATTTTCCCGTTACAGCTGAAGGCAATCAGCTGCGGCATATAGAAAAACTACCAAGAAGACAAAATTCATCGCATGTAATCAGAATCCCGCTCTACACCTCTCACTCTATAGAATCTATTATCTACTTCAAATTTACAGCAGCGCTTGGGTAATGATCGGGAAGAGCCCCACGAAACCAAATACTAAAAGTGCACCGCCACCAACAGCCTATGCGGCTTCTCTCATGCCCTCAGGATCTTTTCGCCAACATTTCAAAAATCTATAGCAGGGAACAATGCCAAGAAGGCCAGGGCTGCTGTGGATTTAATGCCACTATATCTCTACCTCATTTTCTCCCAGGCTGGGAGGAGATTGTGGTGGAACAGCTGAGGGAAGAGAAATATCACCGCTAATCTGCAATACCCTTCTTGCAGTTGCCTGAGATTCTCCATTTTGACCAATCTTTCTTGAAGAAATAACTCCAGATTTTGCTGTTTTAGAAGAGTCACTATTTTCAACAGATGACAAGAACTCTGTAAGGTTTGTCTGCGCCATTGCTATGGCATTGCTAAACACGCCAGATTCTCTGAGTCCTTGGACAATGACCTGTGAACatgaaattcaaaatatttttggagTGCTCTTGAAATTAACTACTCATCAGCTCAAGGTCCTAGAAGCAAAACTAGAACAGTTAAACTAACCATGGGAGCATAAATGCGAGTTAAGATGCCCTTCCTCATGAGTTTAAGATTCAGTTCTTTGTCAGTCCACACAACACGTTCTTGGTACCTAATGCAATGACAATTATACAACTGGTCATTATATAGGATGTTGGGCAATTACTTCGCTGCATCTATAGAATGAGGAATGCCCTTTAGAATAGAAACTATCGCATGAAtcttattatttcattttgcAAGAGCTGTAAAAGGTAAATCAACTATCATCATATCTGATTATAATTGCAGCTATTTCTTAGAATAAAACCGCAATATCTCCATAGGTTCACATCAATCTTGGATTATTCACAACAAGAAAACAGCAAGTTTATATATGATTATTACCAACGTAGCATTTCCTCCTCCGTTGCTGTTGAAGCAATTATAAACGCCTGCTCAAAACATAGTCAGGATAAGAGTCGTAAGTATATGATTCAAACTTGCAGTGCTCAGAATAGACTCACATGAGAGAAAAAAATCATTGCACGACTAGCACAACAGTACACAATAAACGGATATGGCTATTTAAAGCAACAAGTGTAAAAAAGCAGTGCCAGAGGGCATGCACAATTGTGGAGCAAAAAGGAAACATTAGTGACTGATGATCTTTGAGCATGCATATGTGTTAGCTTTCTAATCTCTAGGAACTACATCTTAAGTCATAATTGTTTCCAGTCAAACTGGTGGCAAAGCGAATGCTATTAAGGAACAGGTTTTTATCAAAATGTTTGATCAGCATACAACAGAAGTTTGTCCATAGGGGTAAATGCAAACTAGGGTGTAAAATTACAATGACCACTCTGAACatcacaaaagaagaaaaaaggagagaataataaaactaatgtTTTTCTTCATAAAATATCTCTATATAATCTTTATATCATTTCCCTTTATACCTCCAAAACCAAAATATGTGTAATTGTTTCTAGGCTTGTTTGGAGCTTCTTAAGAATAAAATGACGAGTAGGTTTAGGATtcttttgaaatgaaaaaaaacGAATGAAAGCCTACTAAACTACTAAGAAACCCAATTAACCAGGCTCTTAAATATTGGCATCATAGGTTTTGAGCCAATATCACATTGCATCAAGTCATGAGCTTTAGTAGGTGATTAAGTAAAAGCCATCGTTAGAGTTACCAATTAGATCATCAAGTTGAATCCTTGTTAggataattaaataagaaaattgctGACAGTCTCTACATGAAATATAATTACTGTGAGATAATATCAGAAAGGACACAGTAAAcaacaaaagcaaaatatatttatttcccTCCCCACTTTTTTGACATTTTCTCCTTCTAGTTCTATTCCATGTGGAATCTACATAACTGATCATTTCACCTGATTGTCCTAACTATCAACAAACGCAGAAAACTTTACCATGATTGAGATGGAACCCAACAGAGGCTATAGGTGAAACATTTAAAGAATTCActaaaatcaagaaattatCTGCATCTTACCCTATTCATGGTCACTAAATCGTAAAACAGCATTATTCAAATGTGTATGTAAGCATGTGTATGGCAGGTAAGTATAAgggaaataagaaaaatagaatacTCCCACTGAACAAGAACTGTCtagaacaagaaaagaaaaaaaaaaaagaaaaccaacaAATAAGAGAAGCATGTCTAACAGAACTTACAGCTCTGTCGAATTCCAACATAAAGCATCTTTTAACATCATCCTTTGTAGGTTTGCATCCACACCGATCACGTCTTGAAGTCAAATCAGAAAACTTTGTGTATGTGTAATGCAGAACAGCAGCTTCATCCAATTTGATTTCACTACCAAAGTTTACATGGAAATATATTTAGATGCTTGCAGAATCTTTCAGCATGAGTAAAAACAGAATGGATTCAAGAAATAAGTAGATAGAGAAATGTAATGACCATGATCCTTTCTTAGgcaacaataaataaaatcgaCATAGTTGCacataaagagaaaatattcTGATCACTTCTGATTCAATGATTTGCAAATCTACATATCTATGAATGCATATATATGCGGAGATATACATCTTTGCCCAAACAATGGCAAACAAATGCGGAAAGAAGATAATTTGTGTATAGTTATTAGCATTTAAAGAGAGTGACTATACTTTGGAGTCTTCATATAGTTGTGCCATCTATGTGCACCATTGGGACGAAGATGATCTTGAATTCGAGCAGCAGACTTCCCATTTCCATATGTCAGAAAGTAGTTTGGATTACCACGAGTAGCTTCTTTATAATTGCCAAAGTATACATCTTTTGGAAGATGGTCATAGTTCTTCTTGAACATTGAGACCTATgacaaaaggaagaagaaatggaTGTTGGCTAAAAACATAAGTTACTGGTATATATGCATATACATATAGAATTCAAAAGTACAACTAGTAAGTATTAAGGGATGTACTAGCTCCTAGCCAAATATGAGAGAACTTGTCTCTGTGTATAAACCACATATAGGGGGTTTTCACAAAGAATGTTAAGAAACTGGGCTAGTTTCATTATACAAGATTTAAAGGCACAGCGACTTTAACATTCTCTTTTTCTAGATGGCCACATGATTGGATTTTCTTGAAAGATAAAGTGCAGTTCTACATTAaacaaacaattaaaagaatttgaaaaactcAACAACCATAAAACTTGGAGGCCTCAGGAAAAATCAGAATGTTCCTAAACTTCAAACTACTCCAGTTATTGCGTCGCTCAGTATTTCCTTCTctaagtatatatttaaaataataaaattttaagttctATATAATCTAAACTATTTAAAGTTGtggaaaaatagaaattatagaaAGCATACCTCACTAAAAGGCTCCTTAACATCATCTCGCTCAACACTACTCTCCTGAGACAATAATGCTTTTCATTAGTTTACAAGGagtgaaagaaacaaataaacatACAGCATGATCAATGGACAAGCTTTTACACCAGAAAAAGTTGAATTTATCCTTCCCACTTACATAATTTGGAAAGATAACCATGTCAACATTTCCAGGAACATCTGACAGCAATTGTCTCAAAGAAAATTCATGAGCTCCCGCAGGATGTATTAGCTCATCAGTATCAAGATGGAATATCCAATCCATGCCAGCTTCCTAAAGTtcaattaaacaaaaagataaaacctTCATCAGAGGTAACAAAAGGCAGATGGCTTGTGCTGTCTGTAAATGAGAATGTAATAACCATACCCTTGCCATGACAATGGCCATTTCCATGTTGAGAGATTGTTTTACAAATAGCTCATAATTACAGGGTTTGTAAAAAAAGCTTGCTAGCCAAGTCTCATTCCAGATCCGGCTGATAAACAAATAAACGATAGACACAAATATAAGTtttatcagattcataaaGAAGATAGATCGGTCATCCAGAAAAGCAAAGAACATAAATTTATCATGTAAAAGCATCTTGACAGTCTCTATTTCAAATTCATCAACATTCGGCATATCAAGAGAAGAAACTTGAACTTAAATACTTTCAACTTAGCTtcattgaataattattacatCCTAGAAGAATATGCACTAACCTTCTAGCTTGTTGTTCCTCTAATTCTTTTGTCCTGTATATAATTTTCACTCCCTGAAAAGACGTGCATAGTTCATAATAACAGTAAGTCCATAAGAAGCAAACGCGGAAAACAAAATTATCCGTGAAAACATGCAGCAGCAGAAAAGTGTAACAAGTTATCAGATTTGTAAGAAAACTTGGAGACGAGGGACAGGACATCTAGACTCACAGGAATTGTTTGGAGAACTTTAGAAACTTTAGGAGAGGCAGCCTTCCCTtcaacaaaaaggaaaaaggtaGAAACTCCAATAACCTTGTGATAAAATATCCATGGCAAAGTCTGTTCTAAGCCTGCAGAAGTGCTTGTAGTTATACATATCtggcataaagaaaaaaaaaaaaaaaaaaagaggaaattACAGATGGTAAAATGTCATAACACAACCgcaattttcattttcacaaTTGATTATCAGAAGTGTATAAAGTAAATAGAGAATCAACCAGGTCGTTTAtatactataaaaattatatgcaCAAAGTAAAATGAAACAGACAGTAATCCCCAAATTCATCTAGCTATAGGAACACAGCTATGCTATTTACATGCATATCTAATCACACTCTTCTAGAATCATCTCCTAACAGTAACCAAAAAAAAGtagtaacaataataataataataataatttaacaccACAAATagcaaatatgaaaataacccaaaaagaaaagaagaaaagaaaagaaaaacacccGCTTCCTCTATCCCAATTCACAGTGAtgacaattttctttttcttctttcgagaaaaaaaaaaaaacagaaataataatactttttaaaataaaaggtcAAAGTCATTGATAGTTTATGCATTGTCATAGAATCATGCAGCACTTGAATCCGCATTTTGCAGATTACAGATACCGGATCCAAACCTGACCCGAAAAAGGGTTATGATTAGAAGAACAAACGTATGAGGGGAAAAAGACAAGAACCCAAAAACGGACCTTGGGTTTCAGATCGGACCCAAAATCGAACTTCCAGTTTCTATAATAAGGAAAGGAAGGAGAATGGCTCCGACCAAGAAGATCCGAGCAACCCGAGTCCTTAGGTGTGGAGGAAGAGACACGGGAGGAGAGAGTGTCCATGCCAGGGAACTGATGGTGGTCGGGGGACCAGCGAGAAACGGGGTCGGTTAAACCGCCACGccattgaagaagaaaagcgAAAAGCGCAAGAGTTAAGGGAAGGAGAGTTAGGAGTAACAAGAGACGTGAAGTGAAGGCTGCTTGCTGTGATGACTGAGAAGAAGAGATTGAAGAAGAGGAGGGTCTTGAACCCGCCATTTCTTATTATGATGATTCAGATTATAATCGTCAGGATTAATCAAAATGAATTGGtgcatatatatgtatgttatATGTCTATATGGTAactgtgtgtgtatatatatatatatatagtgagagagagagagtacaGAAACTGAAAATGGCTTTGTTGGAGTTGGGGCTGAATTATGCAGAGTAGCCGTTTTGTCGTTAGGTGTAGTTATTGCCGTCgttcaatttatttaacccaaaagaaaaaaacaaacaaacaaataaataaataaataccaaATGCTTATTTTGGTACCTAAACTTAGGATGCGtcacaaataaataaataaaataaaataaagatataatgAAAAGAACTATGATAAGGGCTAAATACTAGTCctgatatttaaataaagtttagaaattgtcaaagaaaaattgtc
Coding sequences within:
- the LOC8268018 gene encoding glycosyltransferase-like At2g41451 yields the protein MAGSRPSSSSISSSQSSQQAAFTSRLLLLLTLLPLTLALFAFLLQWRGGLTDPVSRWSPDHHQFPGMDTLSSRVSSSTPKDSGCSDLLGRSHSPSFPYYRNWKFDFGSDLKPKICITTSTSAGLEQTLPWIFYHKVIGVSTFFLFVEGKAASPKVSKVLQTIPGVKIIYRTKELEEQQARSRIWNETWLASFFYKPCNYELFVKQSLNMEMAIVMAREAGMDWIFHLDTDELIHPAGAHEFSLRQLLSDVPGNVDMVIFPNYESSVERDDVKEPFSEVSMFKKNYDHLPKDVYFGNYKEATRGNPNYFLTYGNGKSAARIQDHLRPNGAHRWHNYMKTPNEIKLDEAAVLHYTYTKFSDLTSRRDRCGCKPTKDDVKRCFMLEFDRAAFIIASTATEEEMLRWYQERVVWTDKELNLKLMRKGILTRIYAPMVIVQGLRESGVFSNAIAMAQTNLTEFLSSVENSDSSKTAKSGVISSRKIGQNGESQATARRVLQISGDISLPSAVPPQSPPSLGENEVEI